One genomic window of Salvia miltiorrhiza cultivar Shanhuang (shh) chromosome 4, IMPLAD_Smil_shh, whole genome shotgun sequence includes the following:
- the LOC131023525 gene encoding uncharacterized protein LOC131023525 — protein MEFVRYIYVRYNGVVDGIHYVGGATEVLPLLNETVASLIYSINNVLTTHSLSPNYQLYYLATNRFGRETKCVISDDDDVQGLLETAEYPMVYVEHNNDPVEEAYIPTFDFGQASGYGDDEAQSSQYETSYHARESAPPTQYFSWDGQPLDESAWNLNEMCGRFNQGLRQKLYAQIRDASITSASTLISASSMCVHLVTAEGCGECISLKSTLAKGSWAF, from the exons atggaattcgtgagatacatatatgtgagatacaacggagtcGTCGATGGTATACACTATGTTGGCGGGGCTACGGAGGTCCTTCCCCTCTTAAATGAAACAGTTGCGAGCCTGATATACAGCATCAACAATGTGCTGACAACGCATTCGTTGAGCCCGAActatcaattgtattatttggcgaccaatcgatttggaagggagacgaaatgcgtaataagtgacgacgatgatgtgcaaggcttgttggaaactgccgaatatcccatggtgtacgttgagcacaacaacgacccggtcgaagaagcgtacatccctacttttgattttggcCAGGCTTCGGGATACGGAGATGATGAAGCACAATCTAGTCAGTATGAGACGTCGTATCATGCTCGCGAGAGCGCGCCTCCAACACAGTACTTTTCATGGGATGGGCAACCGTTGGACGAATCCGCATGGAATCTGAATGAAATGTGCGGGAGATTCAACCAG GGGCTGAGGCAAAAGTTGTACGCTCAGATCAGGGACGCCTCTATTACAAGTGCAAGCACTCTGATAAGTGCAAGTTCGATGTGCGTGCATCTTGTCACGGCGGAGGGATGTGGGGAGTGCATAAGTTTAAAGAGCACTCTTGCGAAGGGGAGTTGGGCATTTTGA
- the LOC131023526 gene encoding uncharacterized protein LOC131023526 — protein sequence MMLDWQPGQKCNAALHHIVSRHLKITRDDEDDEICFYINGRNVEFTPRDFALVTGLSFGDDPFDPEAEHDLSRAHTFRQFCRSQPVSVRELADIYFDTVNPVVDTDGGLYLRVAHLLVLHAFVLGVDVRRPVQSWTWKLVDDLPAFSRFPWGSCAYRSLNYRLKHSTIKKDCKKYHFYGPSWALFIWGLEKIPYLGPAIAICNAGVYPRFRRWTFVKTKLDGLQSYFESPENGIWEMVPDEYEAKTSYWLSVAGVNAGIGVRVPEPAVFGHRQPRQRYTGGDHNEDAPEHQPRRRSMRQDTGKRPRGQIVDTSSSSSHHDQSIGGDHPVDSGRRSHSHRAPRPRHEDAPAPSQWSEEDWQRMQHMMRESEERVARTVEDSLFRRIKNWFEDKFDAMRCRCSHSTDVHVPRPAPRSHSDRRREPQPEPDSDPAQPTSSEAPSHHQSPAHESPAREVGQTTGDAMHTPQWQHDPFGGPTSFGHVQTPHMGVHHMPTFEASSSYGGPRYSWAEPGTSSAYPFEPARSSAPILTQDEMHEYWKQFRGGVSEAVSEAVAAVPLSICAPEAPRRSRRERNPSAALRSPYVHSAVPRPVDSQYVDGFDRMMKAGNRGNYFCFASGVRRSSLSSADASLSLNHCSRTILIASSMEHIGRRLAHNKRAFKASAALDVRKL from the exons ATGATGTTGGATTGGCAGCCGGGCCAGAAGTGCAATGCTGCATTGCACCATATTGTCTCTCGTCATCTTAAGATCACGAGAGAcgatgaggatgatgagatcTGCTTCTACATCAACGGGAGGAACGTTGAGTTTACTCCGAGAGATTTCGCTCTCGTGACAGGATTGTCCTTTGGGGATGATCCTTTTGACCCCGAGGCTGAGCACGATCTGAGTCGGGCTCATACATTTAGACAATTTTGCCGCTCTCAACCGGTGTCAGTGCGGGAGCTGGCGGATATATATTTCGACACCGTCAATCCAGTGGTTGACACCGACGGCGGGTTGTACCTCCGTGTGGCCCACTtgttggtgctacacgcatttGTATTAGGAGTGGACGTGCGCCGACCCGTGCAGTCCTGGACTTGGAAGCTGGTGGATGATTTGCCGGCCTTTTCCAGATTTCCTTGGGGATCGTGCGCGTATAGAAGCTTGAACTACAGGTTGAAGCACAGCACAATCAAAAAGGATTGTAaaaagtatcacttctacggtccttcttGGGCCCTATTCATTTGGGGTCTTGAGAAAATTCCCTATTTGGGCCCAGCCATAGCCATATGCAATGCGGGGGTTTACCCTAGATTTCGGAGGTGGACGTTCGTGAAGACCAAGTTGGATGGGTTGCAGAGTTATTTTGAGTCTCCG gAGAACGGGATATGGGAGATGGTCCCCGATGAGTACGAGGCCAAGACATCTTACTGGCTATCGGTGGCAGGCGTCAATGCCGGGATAGGGGTTCGAGTACCAGAGCCGGCAGTCTTTGGTCATAGGCAGCCTCGGCAGCGCTACACTGGTGGGGACCACAACGAGGATGCTCCTGAGCATCAACCTCGGCGTCGCAGTATGAGACAGGATACTGGCAAGCGCCCGAGGGGACAAATAGTGGACACCTCATCGAGCAGCAGCCATCACGATCAGAGCATTGGGGGCGATCACCCCGTTGATTCTGGTCGAAGGTCTCACAGTCACAGAGCCCCGAGGCCTAGGCACGAGGATGCTCCTGCACCTTCACAGTGGAGCGAGGAGGATTGGCAGCGCATGCAGCACATGATGCGCGAGAGTGAGGAACGGGTAGCGAGGACCGTGGAGGACAGCCTGTTCAGGAGGATTAAGAATTGGTTCGAGGACAAGTTCGATGCTATGCGTTGCCGATGCTCGCATAGCACTGATGTTCACGTGCCCAGACCTGCTCCACGATCTCACTCTGACAGGAGACGCGAGCCCCAGCCCGAGCCCGACTCCGATCCGGCGCAGCCTACATCCTCAGAGGCCCCATCGCATCACCAATCCCCTGCACATGAGTCTCCTGCACGAGAGGTGGGACAGACTACTGGTGATGCCATGCACACCCCGCAGTGGCAGCATGATCCGTTTGGTGGCCCGACTAGTTTTGGGCATGTGCAGACTCCGCACATGGGTGTCCACCACATGCCCACATTCGAGGCGTCCAGTTCTTATGGCGGGCCACGCTACTCGTGGGCTGAGCCGGGCACGAGTTCAGCATACCCTTTTGAGCCGGCCCGTTCTTCGGCTCCGATCCTGACTCAAGATGAGATGCACGAGTATTGGAAGCAGTTTAGAGGG GGAGTTTCTGAGGCAGTTTCTGAGGCAGTAGCTGCTGTTCCCCTCAGTATTTGTGCACCGGAGGCTCCACGCAGAAGTCGCCGAGAACGGAACCCGTCGGCTGCACTTCGATCACCATACGTGCACAGCGCCGTGCCGAGACCCGTCGACTCACAGTATGTTGACGGGTTTGACCGTATGATGAAAGCTGGCAACCGTGGCAACTACTTCTGTTTTGCCTCTGGAGTAAGAAGGTCATCGCTCTCTTCCGCAGACGCAAGTCTGTCATTGAACCACTGCTCCAGAACCATCCTGATTGCCTCCAGCATGGAGCATATAGGAAGGCGTCTGGCCCACAACAAACGGGCATTCAAAGCCTCGGCAGCATTAGATGTAAGAAAACTATAA
- the LOC131023853 gene encoding uncharacterized protein LOC131023853: MAIEVFPDSPSAAGISPRISFSHDLSQSDVVPIEQYIRSGASSSSIDFDFCVFRESFDQESSSADELFFDGKILPIQIKKRLAPPPLPPSPLPPPPPPPPKSAESEEKHKSFWRFKRSSSLNCGSGYGRTLCPLPLLSRSNSTGSTASGKRSSISTSQKQNLLKSNSSQKPQAQSGYSSKPPLKKSGQFSHAGGIKFSPVLNVPPANLFGLGSIFSGGGKERSRKKY, encoded by the coding sequence ATGGCGATCGAAGTGTTCCCCGACAGCCCGAGCGCCGCCGGCATCAGCCCTCGCATCTCCTTCTCCCACGATCTCTCCCAATCCGACGTCGTTCCGATCGAGCAGTACATTCGCTCCggcgcctcctcctcctccatcGATTTCGACTTCTGCGTCTTCCGCGAGAGCTTCGACCAGGAATCCTCCTCCGCCGACGAGCTCTTCTTCGACGGCAAGATCCTCCCCATCCAAATCAAGAAACGCCTCGCTCCGCCGCCCTTGCCGCCTTCTCCACTTCCCCCGCCGCCTCCCCCGCCTCCAAAATCCGCCGAATCGGAAGAGAAGCACAAGTCCTTCTGGCGGTTTAAGCGCAGCTCCAGCTTGAACTGCGGCAGCGGCTACGGCCGGACTCTCTGCCCGCTGCCGCTCCTCTCCAGAAGCAATTCCACGGGATCCACCGCCAGCGGTAAGCGCTCCTCCATCTCGACCAGTCAGAAGCAAAATCTACTGAAAAGCAATTCATCGCAGAAGCCGCAGGCGCAGTCCGGTTATTCGTCAAAGCCGCCGTTGAAGAAGAGCGGCCAATTTTCTCACGCCGGCGGGATTAAATTCAGTCCGGTTTTGAACGTTCCTCCGGCTAATCTCTTTGGCCTCGGCTCAATATTTTCCGGCGGCGGCAAGGAGCGGAGCAGGAAGAAGTATTGA